In Passer domesticus isolate bPasDom1 chromosome 32, bPasDom1.hap1, whole genome shotgun sequence, the following are encoded in one genomic region:
- the LOC135288051 gene encoding scale keratin-like, giving the protein MSCYDLCSIGGSGLIGGSGLIGGSACGALRPQPLAGSGNEPCVRQCPDSTTVIQPPAVVVTFPGPILSSFPQDSVVGSAGAPVLAASGASLGYGGFGSGGYGGFGLGGYGGLWGYGGSSLGFGGLGSCGGSSLGYRGLFGSGRSFGSCSSYSRYGRYRRGSCGPC; this is encoded by the coding sequence ATGTCCTGCTACGACCTGTGCTCCATCGGTGGCTCTGGCCTCATTGGTGGCTCCGGCCTCATCGGTGGCTCTGCCTGCGGTGCCCTccgtccccagcccctggccggCAGCGGGAACGAGCCGTGTGTCCGCCAGTGCCCTGACTCCACCACCGTGATCCAGCCTCCCGCCGTGGTGGTCACCTTCCCCGgccccatcctcagctccttcccccagGATTCCGTGGTGGGATCTGCTGGAGCACCCGTCCTTGCAGCCTCCGGGGCCTCCCTGGGCTATGGGGGATTTGGCTCTGGGGGCTATGGGGGATTTGGCCTTGGTGGCTATGGGGGTCTGTGGGGCTATGggggctcctccctgggctttgggggtctggggtccTGTGGGGGCTCTTCCCTGGGGTACCGGGGCCTGTTTGGCTCTGGCAGATCCTttggctcctgcagctcctacTCCCGCTATGGCCGCTACCGCCGCGGCAGCTGCGGCCCCTGCTAA
- the LOC135288302 gene encoding scale keratin-like, with the protein MSCYDLYPSAACGVLRPQPLADSGNEPCVRQCPDSTTVIQPPAVVVTFPGPILSSFPQDSVVGSAGAPVLAASGASLGYGGYGSLGYGGYGSLGYGGLYGYGGYGSLGYGGLWGYGGLGSCGGYRGLYGSGRAFGSGYCSPYSWYGRYGRGFWGSC; encoded by the coding sequence ATGTCCTGCTACGACCTGTACCCCTCCGCTGCCTGCGGCGTCCTccgtccccagcccctggctgacAGCGGGAATGAGCCATGCGTCCGCCAGTGCCCTGACTCCACCACCGTGATCCAGCCTCCCGCCGTGGTGGTCACCTTCCCCGgccccatcctcagctccttcccccagGATTCCGTGGTGGGATCTGCTGGAGCACCCGTCCTTGCAGCCTCCGGGGCCTCCCTGGGCTATGGGGGCTACGGGTCCCTGGGCTATGGGGGCTATGGATCCCTGGGCTACGGGGGTCTCTATGGATATGGGGGTTATGGATCCCTGGGCTATGGGGGCCTGTGGGGCTATGGGGGTCTGGGCTCCTGTGGTGGGTACCGGGGCCTGTATGGCTCTGGCAGAGCCTTTGGCTCTGGCTATTGCAGCCCCTACTCCTGGTACGGCCGCTATGGCCGCGGCTTCTGGGGCTCCTGCTAA
- the LOC135288049 gene encoding scale keratin-like has product MSCYDLCSIGGSGLIGGSGLIGGSACGALRPQPLASSGNEPCVRQCPDSTTVIQPPAVVVTFPGPILSSFPQDSVVGSAGAPVLAASGASLGYGGFGSGGYGGFGLGGYGGLWGYGGSSLGFGGLGYCGGSSLGYRGLFGSGRSFGSCSSYSRYGRYRRGSCGPC; this is encoded by the coding sequence ATGTCCTGCTACGACCTGTGCTCCATCGGTGGCTCTGGCCTCATTGGTGGCTCCGGCCTCATCGGTGGCTCTGCCTGCGGTGCCCTccggccccagcccctggccagcagcGGGAATGAGCCGTGTGTCCGCCAGTGCCCTGACTCCACCACCGTGATCCAGCCTCCCGCCGTGGTGGTCACCTTCCCCGgccccatcctcagctccttcccccagGATTCCGTGGTGGGATCTGCTGGAGCACCCGTCCTTGCAGCCTCCGGGGCCTCCCTGGGCTATGGGGGATTTGGCTCTGGGGGCTATGGGGGATTTGGCCTTGGTGGCTATGGGGGTCTGTGGGGCTATGggggctcctccctgggctttGGGGGTCTGGGGTACTGTGGGGGCTCCTCCCTGGGGTACCGGGGTCTGTTTGGCTCTGGGAGATCCTttggctcctgcagctcctacTCCCGCTATGGCCGCTACCGCCGTGGCAGCTGTGGCCCCTGCTAA